The sequence GTTTCAGGAAACCGGGCGTCTTAGCGCCTGATTAGCTGCGGCGCTCAACGACGAAGCGGGCAATCTCGCGCATCATATCGGCGCTGCCCTCAAACCGGCCCAGGTGCTGGATCGCCTGCTCGCTCAACAGTGTTGCTTGCGACCGGGCACGTTCAGCCCCCAGGATTGAGACGAAGGTTGCCTTACCGGCATCCTCATCACGACCGGTTGGCTTACCAACCGTTTCCGCATCACCCTCAATATCCAGCAGATCATCGGCAATCTGGAACGCCAACCCAAGATCATGGGCATAGGCATGGAGCGCATGACGATCCTGCGCCGAGGCACGACCGAGGATGGCACCAGCCTGACAGGCAAAGGCAATCAGATCGCCGGTTTTCATCCGCTGCAGACGGGTGATTTGGCCCAGATCGAGTTCCTGGGTTTCTGCGATCAGGTCGAGCATTTGGCCGCCGACCATGCCACGGGCACCGGAGGCCTTCGCCAACTCGCTGACCAACGTACAACGCACATTTGGATCGGCATGGGTGGCCGGATCGGACAAT comes from Alphaproteobacteria bacterium SS10 and encodes:
- a CDS encoding polyprenyl synthetase family protein, producing the protein MTVAAEQVEERLGDLLPATDAPEQRLMAAINHGTLEGGKRLRPFLVMSSAELFAVDRECALRVACAVEMIHSYSLVHDDLPAMDDADTRRGKPAVHKAFDDATAILAGDALLTLAFEVLSDPATHADPNVRCTLVSELAKASGARGMVGGQMLDLIAETQELDLGQITRLQRMKTGDLIAFACQAGAILGRASAQDRHALHAYAHDLGLAFQIADDLLDIEGDAETVGKPTGRDEDAGKATFVSILGAERARSQATLLSEQAIQHLGRFEGSADMMREIARFVVERRS